One window of the Rosa rugosa chromosome 3, drRosRugo1.1, whole genome shotgun sequence genome contains the following:
- the LOC133740509 gene encoding cyclin-D1-1-like, which translates to MSSSSSSSALRRLIDSDSHHLPSPNYLSLCRDRTVDVTARQDSINWILKVHSHYRFAPLTAFLSVNYFDRFLSTRSLPQQHGRWPFQLLSVACLSLAAKMEEPNVPYIVDLQIFEPRFVFEPKTVQRMELLVMSSLNWRLRSVTPFDFLPHFISKLPASSLLDLLEASSDLVLKTIRVIDFLGFSPSTVAAAAVLCAAGVSVESVAAEDQAGAVFDEGVNKESVRSCHQLMEEYLIDTCPSSSSHKAGSSAPPPSEPASPVGVLDAAACKSCDTRSENPEALIQAEPPPKRPRISPLDNVQLP; encoded by the exons atgtcttcctcctcctcctcctccgccctCCGCCGCCTGATCGACTCCGACTCCCATCACCTCCCGTCCCCTAACTACCTCTCCCTCTGCCGTGACCGCACCGTCGACGTCACCGCCCGTCAGGACTCCATCAACTGGATCTTGAAAGTCCACTCCCACTACCGCTTTGCCCCGCTCACGGCTTTCCTCTCCGTCAACTACTTCGACCGTTTCCTCTCCACCCGCTCCCTCCCg CAACAGCATGGGCGGTGGCCGTTTCAGCTGCTCTCGGTGGCGTGCTTGTCTTTAGCGGCCAAGATGGAGGAGCCTAATGTCCCCTACATCGTCGACCTCCAAATCTTCGAGCCAAGATTCGTCTTCGAACCCAAAACGGTCCAAAGAATGGAGCTTTTGGTCATGTCCAGTCTCAACTGGAGACTCCGCTCCGTCACACCCTTCGATTTCCTCCCCCATTTCATCTCTAAGCTCCCGGCTTCTTCCCTTCTCGACCTTCTTGAGGCTTCTTCTGATCTGGTTCTCAAAACCATACGAG TGATTGATTTCTTGGGTTTTTCACCGTCgacggtggcggcggcggctgTGCTCTGCGCCGCTGGCGTAAGCGTTGAGTCTGTGGCGGCGGAAGACCAAGCAGGAGCGGTGTTTGACGAAGGAGTAAACAAA GAAAGTGTGAGAAGCTGTCACCAACTCATGGAGGAGTACCTGATCGACACGTGTCCCTCATCCTCCAGCCATAAAGCTGGTAGCTCAGCCCCGCCTCCGTCCGAGCCCGCCAGCCCCGTCGGTGTGCTGGATGCGGCCGCTTGCAAGAGTTGCGACACCCGCTCCGAGAATCCCGAGGCCTTAATCCAAGCGGAGCCGCCCCCCAAACGTCCCCGAATTTCACCTCTGGACAATGTACAACTTCCATAG